CAAATGTCAATTGTGGCTGTTAATGACTATGAATAGGCTTATGGGGGACACCAGGAGTGCCATTTAACCAAGCAATGAGTCTCATCAACTGCTTATAGCCATTGAAATGCATGGCACTAAATCTACTCTTGCTAACCATTCTAGCTAAGTAAGTGGCTGGCGAAATGGATTCTGCTTTGCCACTCTATTCAGTTTGGGTAAACCTGCAAACTTATTTTGTCTTTCAGCCACGTGGCGACCTCCCTCCCTTTACCTGCTGAGAGAGATCATATCCGGCCCCGGATTGATCTGATTGCCTTTATGATTAACATGCAAAGCAAACACAGGTAAATgcagaaggggttggaatagcgGAGGGAGAACTTGAGGAAGGAGTTAGTTGTCAGTTTAACCTGGGGTAAACTGATCCAGCAGCTGCATCATTGTGATGGTTAGAAACCCACGGAGCCATTGGCTTTCAAACACTGGACTTGCTGTAGTGGAACAGATCAATAATTCCTCCAGCAGTTATCCTGCCTATGGCAATGAATAAATAATGTGAAACCTGCTTTCCTTTAACACACCTAATTGTGCAGTGCTCTGCCATACCAAGGAGGGTGGAATTTCTTTCTGATAGCGCTAGTAATCTGCTTATGTAGAGTCAGGTGCATGAAATATGAAAatttaccatctgtaaaatggaaacaacATACAAGTTGGTGGTGGGTGTTACGGTGTTCTGATAGCTGGCCTACCCTAGGCAGTCTTAATTAACAGTCAGATCTGAGTCAATGGTGTGTGCAGGTACTCTTTATGATGGAATTGCTAAACCAGGTCCCTCTGGGATTGGAGCTCCATCAGTCAGCAGGACTAACATGATCTTTGATCTTTGTCTATCTTATCCCTTACCTCTCTCAGCTGTACCATTGCACCTCAGTGTTGATACAAAGAGAAATCCAATCCTGTTTGTATTTTTATAATGAGGATAAAACCTCATTGCTGGGAAAGGTAAGAGTGTTGCCAAAGCTGCTTCATTTGTGACCTTTGATTCTGGACTCGAACAGGTCTTCAAAAGTAACAGGTCACACTGGACAGCCATCCAGATGAAAGTCATTATAAAATACaaggactgggattttcaaagaagactAAAAGAATTAGGTGCCCAGTgggatttggatgcctaactTCCTTGGGCTCCTTAAAGATCTCCACCAAGACATTCATTCATTTGAACAGTATCCTCTTACTCTTGAGTTTTATTCTCCTTTCTGTCTATTTCATGGCTTCTCTAGCACCCATCATTAGTATCTAAGCACAAAGAGGAGAGACTTTGACAGGCATAAATGGCAGCTACACCCAAGTCCTTCTGACTTTCAGTAGGAGGTGGATGTCCATCtgctatttgtgcctttgaaagtctctCCTTTTGTGCTGCTCTGGCTTCCTGGTGTGCTGGTGACGGTACTAGCACTAGCCTAACCTCTGGTTTAACTGGATTAtatgtgttttttctttccttttccatcAGTTTTAGGAATGTTGAAGCTTCACTATCACACATGGATGCCAACTTCTTCCTTGGGAAAGTGTGCTTCCTCATCACAGGTGGTATGTATGCTGAGTATccacctttttctttctcctcctccttccagtgTTTCATCACTTCTTCTTCTACTCCTTAAAACACCTGGAATGGCTTCACCTTAAACAAAACAAGCCAACAGCTTGTCACAGAAGCTTTTCTTTAAATGTTGCTGAATCTCCTCTCTTTTCCCCAGCTCAGAACATGTTTCTGCCCTCACTTGGTCCTTCCCTTCATTTCCTCCAATCAGGCGTCTCTTTTCTGCCCATGCCCCCATGGATATGAATTGCAAGATTGATTTGTATAGAACTGCAAAGTGTCTTCCCATGGACTTTTCTTAATGGTAGTCTCAATGCCATTCTGTTTGACCTGCTCATTACTGCCTGAATGAGCTTTGCTATTATGAGGACTATGCTGTATGCTAGATTTGGATCATTTGTGGAGCTAAACATTCCTCAATGCTCTTCTCCACTGGGGATGGGCTGTGGAATATTGCAAAACTCTCCCTAATgccttcctgttttctctctGGTGAAGTTGGTAGGATGAATCACTGCAGCGTAGAGATGAATGCTGTCCGGAAACTGGGAAACCTCTACTGCAGCCCTGTCCTATTCTGTGAGCTGGATGTAAGGATGCTTAATTTTTGGGAGGGGTTAATCAACTGTTGCTGATtgaagggctgggggaagagagcTTGCATAATGGAAATGGCTTGCTGCTCCCTTGCACATAGTTGGTCATCCTGAATCTAGTGAATACCTCCCCTACCTTCCCTCATCAACCCTGTGGCTCTGCTGCCCCTTTTcactcctccttccctctccccaatcTCATACCAGTGGGTTTGGGTCCACAGTATTTCTTCAAAGGGGCTTTCAATCTTtgtgactctgccccctccttcccactgGTCCTAGACAAGTAGGTGAGCAGGTTTGGGAACCTCCATGTCTAGTTGATCTGGGTCCCACTTAACTTTGGTTCCTGCCTGTGCCTCAGCACCAACTAGATTTTCATTTCCgtccctttatttttaaataacttgtgggttttggtattttttttttctccctctgcttCCAGTCTGAAGGAATCAGAGTTGCCACAGCTCAGCGGCTGCTCCGGATGTTGCAGATCTGCGCTGGTCACATGCCGGGGGTTTCTGCCCTCTTCTTCAGTTCTTTGATGAAAAGCTCCATTGATGAGTAACCTTGATGTAAATCCATTGCCATTCTTCCTGTCCACACTCTGATGCTGTTTCAAACTGCAGAAATAGACGGAAATGGGAATTTTATTGAGACGCTTTTTCTGTTGATTTGTAATGAGGCCAGCTCATCCCATGCTGCTCCTTGCTTTTGTTACCTTTATAGGAAAAGCTTAGTTCCTGTTTGGTGGGTGGTGGCTGGAGCCGT
The Emys orbicularis isolate rEmyOrb1 chromosome 1, rEmyOrb1.hap1, whole genome shotgun sequence DNA segment above includes these coding regions:
- the CENPM gene encoding centromere protein M, yielding MSLVRPFDKLPTLNSAAILLVGTDESQQQQLAEAILKEKKNFKINIHVATSLPLPAERDHIRPRIDLIAFMINMQSKHSFRNVEASLSHMDANFFLGKVCFLITGVGRMNHCSVEMNAVRKLGNLYCSPVLFCELDSEGIRVATAQRLLRMLQICAGHMPGVSALFFSSLMKSSIDE